A window of Streptomyces sp. SAI-127 contains these coding sequences:
- a CDS encoding glycosyltransferase: MHVLVVHNRYASAQPSGENKVVDQEVELLRAAGHRVEVFERRSDDIAARSLLAKAAIPLLVPWNPAVRTELAARLRTERPDVVHVHNVFPLLSPAVLAACADVGVPVVATLHNYTQVCPPGTLQRDGRPCTECVGSTPLPAVRHGCYRNSRLATVPLAVSLSVNRRRWWSGVERFFCISAAQRDVLVRSGMPAERLAVKHNFVPEPGTCRTGDGEHVLYLGRLAEAKGVRLLMTAWDEIAAGGGVGVPLVIAGTGPLEREVTAWAAGRDDVRYAGLLDTAECRKVIARSVAVAAPSTWLEAFGLVVVEAMAAGVPTVAAGHGAFVELVEDGVTGLLHRPGEAASLASCIRRIAAEPALGREMGQAARRRYEQGFSPAVGLERLVEGYRTAIAGRRNQWGTESMGGSK; this comes from the coding sequence ATGCACGTCCTCGTGGTGCACAACCGTTACGCCTCGGCGCAGCCGAGCGGAGAGAACAAGGTCGTCGATCAGGAGGTGGAGCTGCTGCGCGCGGCCGGCCACCGGGTCGAGGTGTTCGAGCGGCGCAGCGACGACATCGCCGCCCGGTCCCTGCTCGCCAAGGCCGCAATCCCGCTCCTCGTGCCCTGGAACCCGGCGGTCCGCACCGAACTCGCCGCCAGGCTTCGCACCGAGCGGCCGGACGTGGTCCACGTCCACAACGTCTTCCCGCTGCTGTCGCCCGCGGTGCTTGCCGCCTGCGCCGACGTCGGCGTGCCCGTCGTCGCCACGCTGCACAACTACACCCAGGTCTGCCCTCCCGGCACGCTGCAGCGGGACGGCCGGCCGTGCACCGAGTGCGTCGGCTCCACGCCGCTGCCCGCCGTCCGGCACGGCTGCTACCGCAACTCCCGCCTGGCGACCGTGCCGCTCGCGGTCAGCCTTTCGGTCAACCGGCGGCGATGGTGGTCCGGCGTGGAGCGGTTCTTCTGCATCTCCGCGGCGCAGCGCGACGTCCTGGTGCGGTCCGGCATGCCGGCCGAGCGGCTGGCGGTGAAGCACAACTTCGTGCCGGAGCCGGGCACGTGCCGAACGGGTGACGGCGAGCACGTGCTCTATCTCGGCCGGCTCGCGGAGGCCAAGGGCGTGCGGCTGCTCATGACCGCGTGGGACGAGATCGCGGCGGGCGGCGGCGTGGGCGTGCCGCTCGTGATCGCCGGTACGGGGCCGCTGGAGCGAGAGGTGACCGCCTGGGCGGCGGGCCGGGACGACGTGCGGTACGCCGGCCTGCTGGACACGGCGGAGTGCCGGAAGGTCATCGCGCGGTCGGTCGCCGTGGCGGCTCCCTCGACGTGGCTGGAGGCGTTCGGCCTGGTCGTGGTCGAGGCGATGGCGGCAGGGGTGCCGACCGTCGCCGCCGGCCACGGCGCTTTCGTCGAACTCGTCGAGGACGGCGTGACCGGACTGCTGCACCGGCCGGGCGAGGCAGCCTCGCTCGCGTCCTGCATACGCCGGATCGCGGCCGAGCCGGCCCTGGGCCGGGAGATGGGCCAGGCGGCCCGGCGCCGTTACGAGCAGGGCTTCAGCCCGGCCGTCGGCCTCGAGCGCCTGGTGGAGGGGTACCGCACCGCGATCGCGGGTCGGCGGAATCAATGGGGGACGGAATCAATGGGGGGCAGTAAATGA
- a CDS encoding O-antigen ligase domain-containing protein, whose product MSGDQRRDGLPGTTDPAGTRPGAEPRPAGTPKIVGTAWGLLILNTLGSTGAKTIIPLPRSLIQMVTMGALVAAFALALAVNARLRIRASAYVLLLTLLLVASVISSAHLESGFGALFRCFRLALFVGTLWLLSRWWDGGLTFVRHHVRMYFAVLGSVAAGLAVSPGAALPDLYGGRLVGALWPLTPPQIGQYAAVIIGLTVLLLLGRRTDRVSAAVVIVPSLVLLALTHTRTATLGLLLGLVLAIGSLILTSAAARRFFTWAVLCAVVAAVGFASALQAWFLRGQSKENFSSLTGRAKVWDALLAAPRSTSEQLFGVGLGDKSFGGLPIDNSWLAVYNEQGLIGVALVAAIIIVLGGVALLRPPSLQRACAIFLISYCAIASYTEAGLGDASPYLLHLALAASLLAAPAEPAPLSTPEVPRRRVPRWAQRSEAI is encoded by the coding sequence ATGAGCGGAGACCAGCGGCGCGACGGGCTGCCGGGCACAACCGACCCGGCGGGCACGCGGCCCGGCGCCGAACCGCGCCCGGCCGGCACACCGAAGATCGTCGGCACGGCCTGGGGGCTGCTGATCCTCAACACGCTCGGCTCCACCGGGGCGAAGACGATCATCCCGCTGCCCCGTTCCCTCATCCAGATGGTCACCATGGGCGCACTGGTCGCCGCGTTCGCGCTGGCGCTCGCGGTCAATGCCCGGCTGCGTATCCGAGCCAGCGCCTACGTCCTCCTGCTCACCCTGCTCCTGGTGGCGAGCGTGATCTCCAGCGCGCACCTGGAGTCCGGGTTCGGCGCGCTGTTCCGCTGCTTCCGGCTGGCTCTCTTCGTCGGCACGCTGTGGCTGCTCAGCCGCTGGTGGGACGGCGGCCTGACGTTCGTCCGGCACCACGTCCGGATGTACTTCGCGGTGCTCGGATCGGTGGCCGCGGGCCTGGCCGTCTCGCCGGGCGCGGCGTTGCCCGACCTCTACGGCGGACGCCTCGTCGGCGCGTTGTGGCCGCTCACCCCGCCGCAGATCGGCCAGTACGCCGCGGTGATCATCGGGCTCACCGTGCTGCTCCTGCTGGGCCGCAGGACCGACCGGGTGAGCGCGGCGGTCGTCATCGTGCCGTCGCTCGTCCTGCTCGCGCTGACCCATACCCGGACGGCCACGCTCGGCCTGCTCCTGGGGCTCGTGCTGGCGATCGGTTCGCTCATCCTGACCAGCGCCGCCGCCCGCCGGTTCTTCACCTGGGCGGTGCTGTGCGCCGTGGTGGCCGCGGTCGGGTTCGCCTCCGCGCTGCAGGCGTGGTTCCTGCGCGGGCAGAGCAAGGAGAACTTCTCCAGCCTCACCGGCCGGGCCAAGGTCTGGGACGCCCTGCTGGCTGCGCCCCGATCGACCTCGGAGCAGTTGTTCGGCGTGGGCCTGGGCGACAAGTCGTTCGGTGGGCTGCCGATCGACAACAGCTGGCTGGCCGTCTACAACGAACAGGGCCTGATCGGCGTCGCTCTCGTCGCGGCGATCATCATCGTGCTGGGCGGCGTCGCGCTGCTGCGGCCACCGTCGCTGCAGAGGGCCTGCGCCATCTTCCTGATCAGCTACTGCGCGATCGCGTCGTACACCGAGGCCGGCCTCGGCGACGCCTCACCGTATCTGCTGCACCTGGCTCTCGCCGCCTCGCTCCTCGCGGCACCTGCCGAGCCCGCTCCGCTCTCGACGCCGGAAGTCCCTCGACGACGCGTCCCGCGCTGGGCCCAGAGATCGGAGGCGATCTGA
- a CDS encoding right-handed parallel beta-helix repeat-containing protein, whose translation MGMTMRHWAWAAAPLALALLATGCDSTSGAPGARGAEPTAAPSTSGARAVDRVCSEPAAGPVKAPAGAVTVDPAVVGDLAAKTRSNPPHTTFWLRPGKHRLDPDRYAQVFPKEGDRYLGAPGAVLDGRKKNQYAFSGTARDVTIRYLTVERFVAPPDEGVVNHDSADGWVIEHATIQDNSGAGLMAGDRQQVRANCLRDNGQYGMNAYKATGRITGLVVEDNEIVGNNTGDWERRRKGCGCTGGIKFWAVDGADVRGNWVHDNRGTGLWADTNNNDFRIENNVIEANDGAALIYEISYNAVIRNNTIRRNNWVEGRTAAESGDNFPFATVYLSESGGEPRIKARTDKIEIYRNLLEDNWSGITLWENADRFCNSPANTSSGDCTLLVKNTDRCAKPAIAEPPLYDDCRWKTQRVDIHDNRFVLDESVVKCTENCDRMAVLSNYGTYPDWSPYKGEKVAEAITHKQHNRWHDNVYLGPWKFVAYDPSRVLTFQEWRVTPYQQDAGSTYRARAGG comes from the coding sequence GTGGGGATGACGATGCGGCACTGGGCGTGGGCGGCGGCACCGCTGGCGCTGGCCCTTCTGGCGACCGGCTGTGACAGCACCTCAGGCGCCCCGGGCGCCCGGGGCGCGGAGCCGACCGCCGCGCCGTCCACGTCCGGCGCCCGAGCCGTGGACCGGGTGTGCTCCGAGCCCGCGGCCGGGCCGGTGAAGGCGCCGGCGGGCGCGGTGACGGTCGACCCCGCGGTGGTCGGTGATCTGGCGGCGAAGACCAGGAGCAACCCCCCGCACACCACGTTCTGGCTTCGACCGGGCAAGCACAGGCTCGACCCGGACCGCTACGCCCAGGTCTTCCCCAAGGAGGGGGACCGCTACCTCGGTGCGCCCGGTGCGGTGCTCGACGGCCGGAAGAAGAACCAGTACGCGTTCAGCGGCACCGCCCGCGACGTCACCATCCGCTACCTGACCGTGGAGCGTTTCGTGGCGCCGCCGGACGAGGGCGTGGTGAACCACGACTCGGCCGACGGGTGGGTGATCGAGCACGCGACCATCCAGGACAACTCCGGCGCCGGACTGATGGCGGGCGACCGCCAGCAGGTCCGCGCCAACTGCCTGCGCGACAACGGCCAGTACGGCATGAACGCGTACAAGGCCACAGGCCGTATCACCGGTCTGGTGGTCGAGGACAACGAGATCGTGGGCAACAACACCGGCGACTGGGAGCGGCGGCGGAAGGGCTGCGGCTGCACCGGAGGCATCAAGTTCTGGGCCGTCGACGGCGCCGACGTGCGCGGCAACTGGGTGCACGACAACCGCGGCACCGGGTTGTGGGCGGACACCAACAACAACGACTTCCGCATCGAGAACAACGTGATCGAGGCCAACGACGGCGCCGCGCTGATCTACGAGATCAGCTACAACGCGGTCATCCGGAACAACACGATCCGGCGGAACAACTGGGTCGAGGGCCGCACCGCGGCCGAGAGCGGCGACAATTTCCCGTTCGCGACCGTCTACCTGTCCGAGTCCGGTGGCGAACCACGGATCAAGGCCCGCACCGACAAGATCGAGATCTATCGGAACCTGCTGGAGGACAACTGGTCGGGGATCACCCTGTGGGAGAACGCCGACCGGTTCTGCAACAGCCCGGCCAACACCTCGTCAGGTGACTGCACCCTGCTGGTGAAGAACACCGACCGCTGCGCGAAGCCGGCGATCGCCGAGCCACCGCTCTACGACGACTGCCGGTGGAAGACCCAGCGGGTGGACATCCACGACAACCGCTTCGTGCTGGACGAGTCCGTCGTCAAGTGCACGGAGAATTGCGACCGCATGGCGGTCCTCTCCAACTACGGCACCTATCCCGACTGGTCGCCGTACAAGGGCGAGAAGGTGGCCGAGGCGATCACCCACAAGCAGCACAACCGCTGGCACGACAACGTCTACCTCGGACCGTGGAAGTTCGTCGCCTACGACCCGAGCCGGGTGCTCACCTTCCAGGAGTGGCGGGTCACGCCGTACCAGCAGGACGCGGGCAGCACCTACCGCGCACGGGCAGGTGGTTGA
- a CDS encoding alginate lyase family protein: protein MTMSAGWYLRRLSRMGPREVGGRVGDAVRRRRWRSAPPNCPSVPDARFTAVLPAGTIAAVPPDAAKRLIAEADRLMDGHAEYFGVVRDDLADPDWWCDPKTGRRAPSGYAFDVPYRSEDAVGDIKQIWEPSRHQYLTVLAAAYAVTGDERYAERVAAHLRSWWAANPPLRGVHWISGIELGIRLLSWVWIRRLLDGWPGAAGLFEGNQVALNQIWHHQRWLAAFPSRGSSANNHVIAEAAGQFAAACAFGWFPSSERWRAGALRSLERHLRGNTYLSGLNRELATEYHGLVLELGLAAVAEADAARVPIPPTVRLVLLRMTDALAAVVDNRLRPPRQGDADDGHGLVVDGAGTDRWASLLATGDAAFGRLAWWPAVTGTDVRTPLLAALIRPYPEKGAAPAVTRPASRPAHFADAGMTILRGPEEIWCRCDGGPHGFLSIAAHAHADALSVEVRHDGVDVLADPGTFCYHGQPEWRQYFRSTLGHNTLQLDGGDQSVSGGPFLWTRHAKSRVLVADTSGTSDGGTARWCAEHDGYQGSVHRRTVELSAESQELRVVDEVRGPRRDVRLAFHLGPAIAADLVGNSAVLTWIADGEGRSAVLDLPGQLTWRAHRGETDPPLGWYSAGFGRKEPSTTLVGTGFADGTEGFTTVLGFRGLGAS from the coding sequence ATGACGATGAGCGCGGGCTGGTACCTGCGGCGGCTGTCCCGGATGGGACCGCGGGAGGTCGGCGGCCGGGTGGGCGACGCGGTGCGCAGGCGGCGGTGGCGGTCGGCGCCGCCGAACTGCCCGAGCGTGCCCGACGCCCGGTTCACCGCGGTACTGCCCGCCGGGACGATCGCCGCCGTACCCCCGGACGCCGCGAAACGCCTCATCGCCGAGGCGGACCGGCTGATGGACGGGCACGCCGAGTACTTCGGGGTGGTCCGCGACGACCTGGCCGACCCGGACTGGTGGTGCGACCCGAAGACCGGTCGCCGGGCTCCGTCGGGCTACGCCTTCGACGTGCCGTACCGCAGCGAGGACGCGGTCGGGGACATCAAGCAGATCTGGGAGCCGTCCCGGCATCAGTACCTCACCGTGCTCGCCGCCGCCTACGCGGTCACCGGGGACGAGCGGTACGCCGAGCGCGTGGCCGCGCACCTGCGGTCGTGGTGGGCGGCCAACCCACCGCTGCGCGGCGTGCACTGGATCAGCGGCATCGAGCTGGGGATCCGGCTGCTGTCCTGGGTGTGGATCCGCCGGCTGCTCGACGGCTGGCCCGGTGCGGCCGGCCTGTTCGAGGGCAACCAGGTGGCGCTGAACCAGATCTGGCACCACCAGCGCTGGCTGGCCGCCTTCCCCAGCCGGGGGTCCTCGGCGAACAACCACGTCATCGCGGAGGCCGCCGGGCAGTTCGCAGCGGCCTGCGCGTTCGGCTGGTTCCCCTCGTCGGAGCGTTGGCGGGCCGGCGCGCTGCGGTCGCTGGAGCGGCATCTGCGCGGCAACACCTACCTCTCCGGCCTCAACCGCGAGCTGGCCACCGAATACCACGGACTCGTACTGGAGTTGGGCCTGGCCGCGGTGGCCGAGGCGGACGCCGCCCGCGTGCCGATCCCCCCGACGGTCCGGCTCGTACTGCTGAGGATGACCGACGCGCTCGCGGCCGTCGTGGACAACCGGCTGCGGCCGCCGCGCCAGGGAGACGCGGACGACGGCCACGGTCTGGTCGTGGACGGCGCGGGTACCGACCGCTGGGCCTCGCTGCTGGCCACCGGAGACGCCGCGTTCGGCAGGCTCGCCTGGTGGCCGGCGGTGACCGGCACCGATGTGCGCACCCCGCTGCTGGCGGCGCTCATCCGGCCGTACCCGGAAAAGGGAGCCGCACCCGCCGTGACCCGCCCGGCAAGCCGGCCGGCCCACTTCGCCGACGCCGGCATGACCATCCTGCGCGGTCCGGAGGAGATCTGGTGCCGCTGCGACGGCGGTCCGCACGGCTTCCTGTCCATCGCCGCTCATGCCCACGCGGACGCGCTGTCCGTGGAGGTGCGGCACGACGGCGTCGACGTGCTCGCCGACCCGGGGACGTTCTGCTACCACGGGCAGCCCGAGTGGCGGCAGTACTTCCGCTCGACCCTCGGCCACAACACCCTGCAGCTGGACGGCGGTGACCAGTCCGTCTCCGGCGGCCCGTTCCTGTGGACCCGGCATGCCAAGAGCCGCGTCCTGGTCGCCGACACATCCGGCACCTCCGACGGGGGGACGGCCCGCTGGTGTGCCGAGCACGACGGCTACCAGGGCTCCGTGCACCGCCGCACGGTGGAACTGAGCGCCGAGAGCCAGGAATTGAGGGTGGTAGACGAAGTGCGCGGCCCGCGCCGGGACGTACGCCTCGCGTTCCACCTCGGTCCGGCGATCGCCGCGGACCTGGTGGGGAACAGCGCAGTGCTCACCTGGATCGCGGACGGCGAAGGACGCTCCGCGGTGCTCGACCTGCCCGGGCAGCTGACCTGGCGGGCCCATCGCGGCGAGACCGACCCGCCGCTCGGCTGGTACTCCGCCGGATTCGGGCGCAAGGAACCCTCGACGACGCTTGTCGGTACCGGTTTCGCCGACGGCACGGAGGGCTTCACCACCGTGCTCGGGTTCCGCGGCTTGGGGGCGTCGTGA